From a single Planctomycetota bacterium genomic region:
- a CDS encoding TlpA family protein disulfide reductase, with product MVALTGATVAWAQPAAAPAGKAPPAAAAKPTIVAVDHAGLMAAVARHKGKVVVLDCWSTSCPPCVKEFPRLVALQAKHGDRVVCMSLSLDYEGLDPVDTLVPPVLRFLHDVKAGGVINMIATEEADAMYRKLELDSVPAVYVWKADGTLARRFDEGDAKARLGRPFTYDDVEAEVQGLLAE from the coding sequence GTGGTGGCGCTCACGGGGGCGACCGTCGCGTGGGCCCAGCCGGCGGCGGCTCCGGCAGGGAAAGCCCCGCCTGCGGCTGCCGCCAAGCCGACGATCGTCGCCGTCGACCACGCCGGCCTGATGGCGGCCGTCGCCCGCCACAAGGGGAAGGTGGTCGTGCTCGACTGCTGGAGCACCTCCTGCCCGCCGTGCGTGAAGGAGTTTCCGCGCCTCGTCGCCCTCCAGGCGAAGCATGGCGACCGGGTCGTCTGCATGTCGCTGTCGCTCGACTACGAGGGGCTCGATCCGGTCGACACGCTCGTGCCCCCCGTGCTTCGCTTCCTCCACGACGTGAAGGCCGGCGGGGTGATCAACATGATCGCCACCGAGGAGGCCGACGCCATGTACAGGAAGCTCGAGCTCGACAGCGTGCCGGCGGTCTACGTGTGGAAGGCCGACGGCACGCTCGCCCGGCGCTTCGACGAGGGGGATGCCAAGGCCCGGCTCGGGCGGCCGTTCACCTACGACGACGTCGAGGCGGAGGTGCAGGGGTTGCTGGCGGAGTGA